A genomic stretch from Chitinophaga agri includes:
- a CDS encoding sigma-54 interaction domain-containing protein, giving the protein MQYANTQHDHLVRELRYTGLAPVTGRKSASPLKHDIIGDSDAILQVMKLVAQVASSQSSVLLLGETGTGKELIAEAIHRQSERRDRPMIKVNCGALPANLIESELFGHERGSFTGAIERRIGKFEMAQRSTLFLDEIGEMPPELQVKLLRVLQEKEFERIGGKTSISADVRIIAATNRNLENEILAGRFRIDLFYRLNVFPITLPALRERRTDIPALANYFLSRYCAREKKMISHIPPGYLYTLMNYHWPGNIRELENIIARSVLLSGSEDLIECPVFSTLQNNNPPAMSDTIKTITQNEIDHILKALSICNNKIHGPGGAAALLHINASTLLSRMKKLGIKRKFSA; this is encoded by the coding sequence ATGCAGTATGCTAACACCCAACACGACCATCTGGTAAGGGAGCTCCGGTACACGGGCCTGGCTCCTGTGACAGGCAGGAAGTCGGCTTCTCCGTTAAAACATGATATTATCGGCGATAGTGACGCTATCCTCCAGGTAATGAAACTGGTTGCACAAGTGGCGTCTTCTCAGAGTTCTGTACTGCTCCTCGGAGAGACCGGTACAGGAAAGGAACTTATTGCGGAGGCTATTCACCGTCAGTCAGAACGCCGGGATCGCCCAATGATCAAAGTCAACTGTGGCGCATTACCTGCTAACCTGATCGAGAGTGAGCTGTTTGGTCATGAGAGAGGCAGCTTTACCGGCGCTATAGAAAGGCGTATCGGCAAGTTTGAGATGGCGCAGCGGAGTACACTCTTTCTGGATGAAATAGGGGAGATGCCGCCCGAATTACAGGTTAAATTGTTAAGGGTATTACAGGAGAAAGAATTTGAACGCATCGGCGGAAAAACAAGTATTAGTGCAGATGTACGGATCATTGCCGCTACTAACCGTAACCTTGAAAATGAGATACTGGCCGGCCGCTTCCGTATCGACCTGTTCTATCGCCTGAATGTCTTTCCGATCACCCTTCCCGCGCTTCGGGAAAGACGCACTGATATTCCTGCCCTGGCAAATTATTTCCTCTCCCGCTACTGTGCACGTGAGAAAAAGATGATCAGTCATATTCCCCCTGGCTACCTGTACACGTTGATGAACTATCACTGGCCGGGTAATATCCGGGAACTGGAAAACATCATTGCACGTAGTGTGTTGCTAAGTGGTAGTGAGGACCTGATAGAATGCCCTGTTTTTTCGACATTGCAGAATAATAATCCGCCTGCAATGTCCGATACCATCAAAACCATCACACAAAATGAAATTGATCATATACTAAAAGCATTATCCATCTGTAATAACAAGATCCATGGACCCGGAGGTGCCGCTGCCCTGCTACATATCAATGCTTCCACATTATTGTCACGCATGAAGAAACTAGGCATTAAAAGAAAATTCTCCGCCTGA